Genomic segment of Primulina tabacum isolate GXHZ01 chromosome 11, ASM2559414v2, whole genome shotgun sequence:
AGTTCTAGTTTTTCAGATCGATACAATACATATAGTTctcattaatatatatatacacacacatgaaGCGTGGATATGATGAATCTTCGTCGTCGGGTCTTCTTGGACCTCCTCAATCCAAATTTAAATACAACCCCGAAggtattttgtttatttttttagattATTTGTTTCGAATTAGATTAAATGATTTTAGCACCGTCTAAAAGttcttctttttccttttttttaggCAAATTTAGTGATTATGCAATTTTTTTGGGTTCTGCTCAATTCTTTTGGTTTTCTGCTTATTCGAGACTCACCCAAAGTTCCtgttttatttcaagaaaaaatGTGATTACGTAAGAATTATGGTGTTATCTTGatttgattttaagaaagtttGGAACTTTTTCAAACTTTGGCGGCTGATAATAGTAAATTGAGCTTGAGGTAGTGAGAATCGTTTATTAGTTTTTTGctatgttatttattttttgggtattcaatataaaaaaatatttaagctCAAACAAATGCTGGAGTTAAGGTAAGGGTTTATTTTATGGGTTTTGCATCATTCCTTTTCTTCCGGGGATTGGAAttagaagattattttgtcagcatttCATTTTACTTTTGTTGTTTAGGCGATGCAGAATTTTTAGAGGATGAAAGTACTAAGATATTTGCAAGGAAAGTTGCTGATCATTACAGTGCAAGAACGAATCAGACATTGGAAGAACGGGAAGCGAGCCCTATTATTCACTTGAAGAAACTCAACAACTGGGTATTTGTTGTGCTCAAATTGTAAACTTCATTTGTGATCATTGATACGTTTTACTGTTTTTTTAGTTATCCCATGAATCAATTCAGAGTAAATGTAGTAACTCTAATGAAGTTATCTGTTTTTGTAATCCAATGCAAAGCTCGAAACCAGAGATCTTGTGTTGTATCGTTACTCATCGCCTGTTCTACTCAACAGATAAAGAGTGTCTTGATTCAGCTATACACAAAAAAGGGGGATGCAGTTCTTGATCTGGCTTGCGGAAAGGTAGAGAATGAGCTGAATACTATTAGATTAATTTGAATTATGTTTACGTATGTTTTCCTTCTGAAATATTTGTGTCTTATATTTTTACCAGGGCGGTGACCTTATCAAATGGGACAAGGCAAGGATTGGTTATTATGTTGGTATTGATATCGCTGATGGTTCGGTATGTTTTTCTATTAATTAGTTTGGCTTTTTAACTACTTTGGGAATGTTTTCTTTCAATATTAAGGATTATGTTATCTACTTTGcaacttttatttttatattcttGGTTAAATTTATATAGTTTCTTGGTAGATTCATAGATTGTCAAAAGTGAGATCAATGTTACTACATACTCATAGATTATCATCTATTTGATATCATGATCCCTGCTTTGTTTAACAGATAGAAGATTGCCGCACACGATATAATGGTGATGCAGACCATCACCAACGGCGCAAGAAGTTCTCATTTCCTGCCAGGCTCTTATGTGGAGACTGCTATGAGGTAGATAGCAAACAGCTggtttaaaatttgattttcacATATAGATGCTACTAAACACGTATATAATTGATTAATGTTGATAGCAGCAATTTTCACTGCTGGTCTGTGGCTGCCTATGTGACGTGTTATGGAAATGTAGTGTTTGAGCTATTGTATGGTTTAAAATATTGGGGTCATACCATTATTATGAGCGATATTTTTGGTATATGGGCAACCGCTCGGCCTGCAGTATGTAATTCTTGAATTTTCAGTGGAAGGTTTCTTAATACTTGTACAAATTAGATCAAAATTATATAGTTAATGAGTCGATAGCTTATGGCCAAGGACAATGCCAACACAGCTGAGCTTACTAGATTTGCAATTAAACCATGCAAATTATCGTTTCAAGCTATCCATCTCTTTATATCGTAGGTTCAACTGGATAAAGTTTTGGCAGATGATGCTCCATTTGATATCTGCAGCTGTCAGGTGAGGAAGTTACTTCTTAGGCCCCCTTTATTAGACAATTTTATTCAAACCATCGTCCTATCTCCGCTCCCACATTTTTTTCTGTAAGAAATATAATTAAGTGTTTGTTAACTGCGAATTTGAATATTACCACCATTTAAAAGTTAAAAGGTCTAAGGTATCGGCTCTGTAATTGTGTATTCTAATCTTTAACAGAATGATCTGAAAACCTTGATCACTCGCAAATTTTACAAATGGTAATtgtaaattataatattaaatgtgTATATTTGAATTTAAAGAGTCAAAAGTTGAAATAGTGCAGTTTGCTTTGCATTACTCATGGTCTACTGAGGCACGTGCGCGGCGAGCCTTGGCTAATGTATCAGCTTTACTTCGACCTGGGGGCATCTTCATCGGAACAATGCCAGATGCCAATGTTATCGTAAAAAAGCTTAGAGAAGGTTTGGTTTGTGCAAAGTTAAAATTTTTGCGTGCACCTAACTTGGAAGCAAATATctcataaatatttgattttattgttGATGTCTGTTCAATTGATTGTTGAACTTAAATGTTACCctatatttttaatttctcagttgttgatgatttaatGACAATGGTGAGCAAGTTTTGAGTAGACGTTTTGTTAACTGACCTTTCAACATTCTATGCAGCTGATGGACTGGCTTTTGGTAATAGTGTGTACTGGATACGTTTCGATGAAGAATTCGAAAATAAGGTGAATTTACATGTTAtcgaaaaaaatttgaaacatcatGTAGATTACTGATTGTTTTTTCCATTTTTGCTTGTTCCAGAAATTTAAATCTTCAAGTCCCTTCGGAATCAAGTACAAGTTCCACCTTGAGGTATTTTATCCTTTgccacattttttttaattattttattttttgacacaatttttttaatcactTTTTAGGTACTATAAAATAATCGTGAAGCAGAATGTAGCCCTTTTATCATTATAATAGGCCGTCTCCTTTTGCAGGATGCCGTTGATTGCCCCGAATGGATTGTCCCATTGGACGTGTTTAAATCATTGGCTGAAGAGGTCTTAATGTTTTGCTTATGGATTACTTGTTGGTATTTCTTTTCAGCTACACAACAGTCTTATTCTCATGCCTTGAAAACACATTTAAATCCTGCAGTATGGATTCGAGTTGGTTTTTGTCAAAAACTCACACGCATTTGTGGATGAATACATGAAGATACCCGAATATATTGAACTCATGCGAAGACTCGGTGCTTTGGGTGATGGGAAAGAAGACCAAAGTCAGTTCTAACATAAATTACGACTGACATTCGAATATTCCATTTACTTTTATACTAATTCCGCAAACAATATACTTCTGATCCTGGCTTCAGGTACATTATCACCAGATGAATGGGAGGTGGCCTACTTATATTCAGCCTTTGTCTTGAGAAAGGTGAACAAAATTATACGCATAAATCAATAAAAGACGTAACTGTAATTATCTGCCTgcctttctttctttcagcaAGGGCAACCGGAACGAACCCGAACGACGAGTGGCAGACGGGACAAAGGTAAAATGCATCTGCTGAAGCAGGATATTATGCACATCAGTGATGAGGtctaattttataattaattatttttttaaagattcATTTGCCATAATCTCAATGGAATAAAACATTGAGGATTCCTTCGTCTTAGAAAGGCTGATGAAGCATGGAAATATAATTTGTACTCCATGCGAATTGTGTTTGAATATTTCGAAATCGGAATGAGCTGCCTCTTTTGTCCTGCAGCTAATGGGACATCCAGTCCGAAAATGTAaccatatatatttacttaaatAATCACTACTTATTGTAGTCTATA
This window contains:
- the LOC142519010 gene encoding mRNA cap guanine-N(7) methyltransferase 1-like isoform X2 translates to MKRGYDESSSSGLLGPPQSKFKYNPEEFLEDESTKIFARKVADHYSARTNQTLEEREASPIIHLKKLNNWIKSVLIQLYTKKGDAVLDLACGKGGDLIKWDKARIGYYVGIDIADGSIEDCRTRYNGDADHHQRRKKFSFPARLLCGDCYEVQLDKVLADDAPFDICSCQFALHYSWSTEARARRALANVSALLRPGGIFIGTMPDANVIVKKLREADGLAFGNSVYWIRFDEEFENKKFKSSSPFGIKYKFHLEDAVDCPEWIVPLDVFKSLAEEYGFELVFVKNSHAFVDEYMKIPEYIELMRRLGALGDGKEDQSTLSPDEWEVAYLYSAFVLRKQGQPERTRTTSGRRDKGKMHLLKQDIMHISDEV
- the LOC142519010 gene encoding mRNA cap guanine-N(7) methyltransferase 1-like isoform X1; translated protein: MKRGYDESSSSGLLGPPQSKFKYNPEGDAEFLEDESTKIFARKVADHYSARTNQTLEEREASPIIHLKKLNNWIKSVLIQLYTKKGDAVLDLACGKGGDLIKWDKARIGYYVGIDIADGSIEDCRTRYNGDADHHQRRKKFSFPARLLCGDCYEVQLDKVLADDAPFDICSCQFALHYSWSTEARARRALANVSALLRPGGIFIGTMPDANVIVKKLREADGLAFGNSVYWIRFDEEFENKKFKSSSPFGIKYKFHLEDAVDCPEWIVPLDVFKSLAEEYGFELVFVKNSHAFVDEYMKIPEYIELMRRLGALGDGKEDQSTLSPDEWEVAYLYSAFVLRKQGQPERTRTTSGRRDKGKMHLLKQDIMHISDEV